A window from Halomicrobium urmianum encodes these proteins:
- a CDS encoding cupin domain-containing protein codes for MGYHRVDPDSLARTDDYPCDRRSVSDATDCSVLHLARYEMAPGEQLPRTYHYHAQREEAFYVLRGRLHVETPDGEYEVPAGEVFVAEPESPHRAYNPEDADEPVAVVGTGAPRTDPALEYDLDGDEQGQRGD; via the coding sequence ATGGGCTACCACCGCGTCGATCCGGACTCGCTCGCCCGCACCGACGACTACCCGTGCGACCGCCGCAGCGTCTCGGACGCCACCGACTGCTCGGTCCTGCACCTGGCGCGCTACGAGATGGCCCCCGGCGAGCAACTGCCGCGGACCTACCACTACCACGCCCAGCGGGAGGAGGCCTTCTACGTCCTGCGCGGGCGACTCCACGTCGAGACGCCGGACGGCGAGTACGAGGTGCCCGCGGGCGAGGTCTTCGTCGCCGAGCCGGAGAGCCCCCATCGCGCGTACAATCCCGAAGACGCCGACGAACCGGTCGCCGTGGTCGGCACCGGCGCCCCGCGGACGGACCCGGCCCTCGAGTACGACCTCGACGGGGACGAACAGGGCCAGCGCGGGGACTGA
- a CDS encoding MarR family transcriptional regulator has translation MGFRPSELATELEVPRGSVGTTLRRLEQRGFVRYKGEYWAINIEAYDVHTASEIGLQTVAEQFEGDHYDRNDDWDAGLPDIDAERATDE, from the coding sequence CTGGGGTTCCGACCGAGTGAGCTCGCAACGGAACTGGAGGTTCCTCGCGGGAGTGTCGGAACAACGCTCCGTCGACTCGAACAGCGGGGATTCGTCCGCTACAAGGGCGAGTACTGGGCCATCAATATCGAAGCGTACGACGTCCACACCGCAAGCGAGATCGGTCTACAGACTGTCGCGGAACAGTTCGAGGGCGATCACTACGATCGGAACGACGACTGGGACGCGGGCCTTCCGGACATCGACGCCGAACGGGCGACCGACGAGTGA
- a CDS encoding nucleotidyltransferase domain-containing protein has product MDEDDGHSQELAALADSICHDPDVEFVVAFGSRISGESTRSSDLDFAVKFADDLSARGRFQKRCFFSGNLQQDNVQFIDASGIESLPLDVAHDAVNGEFVCGNERAFEQFKADIEEQFAEQRDVLRRQQREVIDRIAEEGLRG; this is encoded by the coding sequence ATGGACGAGGATGACGGGCATTCGCAGGAGCTCGCCGCTCTCGCGGATTCGATCTGTCATGACCCGGACGTCGAGTTCGTGGTGGCGTTTGGATCACGGATTAGTGGTGAGTCGACTCGTTCGTCCGACCTCGATTTCGCCGTCAAATTCGCGGACGATCTTTCTGCTCGCGGCCGCTTTCAGAAGCGGTGCTTCTTCTCGGGGAACCTCCAACAGGATAATGTTCAGTTTATTGACGCCTCCGGCATCGAATCCCTCCCGCTAGACGTTGCGCACGACGCCGTCAACGGCGAATTTGTGTGTGGTAATGAACGAGCGTTCGAGCAGTTCAAAGCTGATATTGAAGAACAGTTTGCCGAGCAACGCGACGTACTCCGCCGCCAGCAACGCGAGGTAATCGATCGAATCGCGGAGGAGGGATTGCGTGGCTGA
- the hepT gene encoding type VII toxin-antitoxin system HepT family RNase toxin has product MFENVIQACSDLAQHIATDDFGFDGSPSKEAIRVLHREGVIDDDTADTLVAAVGFRNVLAHEYGHVDYDEVYETLQTGLAVYDTYSRQVAQWVREND; this is encoded by the coding sequence ATGTTCGAGAACGTGATCCAGGCGTGTTCTGACCTCGCTCAGCACATCGCCACGGACGATTTCGGCTTTGACGGCAGTCCCTCGAAAGAAGCGATCCGAGTCCTGCATCGGGAGGGCGTCATCGACGATGACACGGCTGACACACTCGTTGCTGCGGTTGGGTTCAGAAACGTTCTCGCCCACGAATACGGCCATGTCGACTACGACGAAGTGTACGAAACGCTCCAGACTGGGTTAGCCGTCTACGACACGTACAGTCGACAGGTTGCCCAGTGGGTCAGAGAAAACGACTGA
- a CDS encoding STT3 domain-containing protein, with translation MTEASEVRDLLDDRPDLADPLADVLDVDEADESWTFDDVPIDSGAFGELVSRNIVESASDEYRLADPDAVRAALEGDAAAATNGAGTGTSRPSADFSAPSISERLRTVDWTVTGFVAAALAFVALVRIHPINSIYRDGNVVLSGNDPYFYRYWVEQVLSSSASPFNLGALSELPGNIVHGEPLMVTALWWTSELLGEGPEVVGHVLAWYPVVSAVLMGAVVYLLATTLTRDRRVGLAAVLLFALVPGHALRTSLGFADHHAFDYPWLAATALALTYLAGVDRESLRAPTTWLASLGLGIAVAGQVLAWNASPLLITAIGLAVAGLALAAVARDEPFAAGPGLPIVTGLALAAALTAVGHLVVGWHTAQVAFSPALVLIGVVAVLLAAEAVRHTTGDARHLAAIYAVLTPAGLAALRFGRPDDWAHLAQGVERLTSQRNIAETTGLFDPDSLGILLLLGLTLVVAAPAIIWGIRRSLADRRWTVATAYAWYFLGLAALSVRFVGEFAPFVAVFAGVVFVWTADWIDAVRPFDPDAPGPALEFPDRRTLVTVGVLFLLVASLGAIQVPVKTSQLLVTDAEYGAAMAADERADRLDQQYPENYVLSGWGENRMYNYFVSGESRSYGYARNNYPRLLTADHPDDLYDRFSGRVGYVVVPDSLGVDAETPAYDLLARDYGSRTAEQPGTAHYRALWASPDGERRVFAVVPGANVTGSAAPNATVTLRTNVATPGAEFTYERQATADASGSYAVRVANPGTYTVATGNGTEQIEVPAGAIRNGTAVGS, from the coding sequence ATGACTGAGGCAAGCGAGGTCCGGGACCTGCTCGACGACCGGCCCGACCTCGCGGACCCGCTCGCTGACGTCCTCGACGTCGACGAGGCCGACGAGTCCTGGACGTTCGACGACGTCCCGATTGACTCGGGCGCGTTCGGCGAACTCGTCTCCCGAAACATCGTCGAGAGCGCCAGCGACGAGTACCGACTGGCCGACCCTGACGCCGTCAGGGCGGCCCTCGAGGGCGACGCCGCGGCGGCCACGAACGGGGCCGGTACGGGGACCAGCCGACCCAGCGCGGACTTCTCCGCCCCGTCGATCAGCGAGCGTCTCCGCACCGTCGACTGGACCGTGACGGGCTTCGTCGCCGCAGCGCTGGCGTTCGTCGCTCTCGTCCGCATCCATCCGATCAATTCGATCTACCGCGACGGGAACGTGGTCCTGTCGGGCAACGACCCGTATTTCTACCGGTATTGGGTCGAGCAGGTCCTCTCGAGCAGCGCGTCCCCGTTCAACCTCGGAGCGCTCTCGGAGCTACCGGGGAACATCGTCCACGGAGAGCCCCTGATGGTCACAGCATTATGGTGGACAAGTGAACTACTTGGCGAGGGGCCGGAGGTCGTCGGCCACGTGCTCGCGTGGTACCCCGTCGTCTCGGCGGTCCTCATGGGGGCCGTCGTCTACCTGCTCGCGACGACCCTCACCCGCGACCGCCGGGTCGGCCTCGCGGCGGTCCTCCTGTTCGCGCTGGTCCCCGGCCACGCGCTGCGGACGAGCCTGGGCTTCGCCGACCACCACGCCTTCGACTACCCGTGGCTCGCGGCGACGGCGCTAGCGCTGACCTACCTCGCCGGCGTCGACCGCGAGTCCTTACGAGCACCGACGACCTGGCTCGCCAGTCTGGGTCTCGGCATCGCCGTCGCGGGCCAGGTCCTGGCCTGGAACGCGAGCCCGCTCCTGATCACGGCTATCGGCCTCGCAGTCGCCGGCCTCGCGCTGGCCGCCGTGGCGCGAGACGAGCCGTTCGCTGCCGGCCCCGGACTTCCCATCGTCACCGGACTCGCACTCGCAGCTGCACTCACGGCCGTCGGCCACCTCGTCGTCGGCTGGCACACTGCACAGGTCGCGTTCTCGCCGGCCCTCGTCCTCATCGGCGTCGTCGCCGTCCTTCTGGCCGCAGAGGCTGTCAGGCACACCACCGGCGACGCCAGACACCTCGCCGCGATCTACGCCGTCCTCACACCGGCCGGCCTCGCGGCCCTCCGCTTCGGCCGACCAGACGACTGGGCGCACCTCGCTCAGGGCGTCGAGCGCCTCACCAGCCAGCGCAACATCGCCGAGACGACGGGCCTGTTCGATCCCGACTCGCTGGGCATCCTCCTCCTGCTGGGCCTCACGCTCGTCGTCGCCGCGCCGGCGATAATCTGGGGGATCCGCCGGAGCCTCGCGGACCGGCGCTGGACGGTTGCCACGGCCTACGCCTGGTACTTCCTGGGGCTGGCGGCCCTGTCGGTCCGCTTCGTCGGCGAGTTCGCGCCCTTCGTCGCGGTCTTCGCCGGCGTCGTCTTCGTCTGGACGGCTGACTGGATCGACGCCGTCCGGCCGTTCGACCCCGACGCGCCCGGACCCGCGCTCGAATTCCCGGACCGCAGGACGCTGGTCACGGTCGGCGTCCTCTTCCTGCTGGTGGCCAGCCTCGGCGCGATCCAGGTGCCCGTCAAGACGAGCCAGCTGCTGGTCACCGACGCCGAGTACGGCGCCGCGATGGCCGCCGACGAGCGCGCCGACCGGCTCGACCAGCAGTACCCCGAGAACTACGTCCTCAGCGGGTGGGGTGAGAACCGGATGTACAACTACTTCGTCAGCGGCGAGTCACGGAGCTACGGCTACGCTCGCAACAACTACCCGAGGCTCCTGACGGCCGACCACCCCGACGATCTCTATGATCGCTTCTCGGGGCGGGTCGGATACGTCGTCGTCCCGGACTCGCTGGGCGTCGACGCCGAGACGCCGGCCTACGACCTCCTCGCCCGAGACTACGGCAGTCGGACGGCCGAGCAACCGGGGACGGCGCACTATCGAGCGCTGTGGGCCTCGCCCGACGGCGAGCGCCGCGTGTTCGCGGTGGTCCCCGGCGCGAACGTGACGGGCTCGGCGGCACCCAATGCCACGGTCACGTTGCGGACGAACGTCGCGACCCCTGGAGCCGAGTTCACCTACGAGCGACAGGCGACCGCCGACGCCTCGGGATCCTACGCCGTCCGCGTCGCCAACCCCGGCACGTACACCGTCGCGACGGGCAACGGGACCGAGCAAATCGAAGTTCCCGCCGGCGCTATCAGGAACGGGACGGCCGTCGGGAGCTAA
- a CDS encoding sugar transferase: protein MATNWRYRLLAIGGTAAIIVLAVVVANHPLMQSLVTAVPPLTGLESHTATNGDLVDETLTTMVIVLAAFWPLYKPRPRRILDIVSLSHRRVFTASATLATIGYFDWSTRLPRTTLVAVTVFLAMFVPAWFLYIRSRPQSPTRAVIVGDDLGVMERLQDAADVDVLGYVAPSNVIPSETPGIRASTTGIRQTVRQPDGGQPITEPDGNEKRLADLPRLGGLSTLGETLIRYDADTVLLGFGEPDREEFFGALATCYEHGVRAMVHRKQADSVLVSRSAGGDLVDTDLEPWDFQDYVLKRVFDVAFAATGLLALSPLIGVIAVGIKLDSPGPILYAQQRTAEFGDTFTVYKFRSMIPEAEAETGAKLSEEDTGGVDPRVTRVGKVLRKTHLDEIPQLWAVLIGDMSVVGPRPERPELDVDIESSVDQWRSRWFVKPGLTGLAQINDVTGHEPRQKLRYDIEYIRKQSFWYDLKIVTRQVYQVVIDAAGMLLGVEHVDPEAEASNADDRTAQRADGGERDD from the coding sequence ATGGCGACTAACTGGCGGTACCGCCTACTGGCCATCGGCGGTACGGCCGCCATAATTGTGCTGGCGGTCGTCGTCGCCAACCATCCGCTTATGCAGTCCCTCGTGACCGCAGTACCACCCCTGACCGGACTCGAGTCACACACCGCCACAAACGGTGACCTCGTCGACGAGACGCTGACGACAATGGTCATCGTCCTGGCCGCATTCTGGCCACTGTACAAGCCCCGTCCGAGGCGGATCCTCGATATCGTCTCGCTGTCGCACAGGCGCGTTTTCACGGCGTCGGCGACGCTGGCCACGATCGGCTACTTCGACTGGTCCACCCGACTTCCCCGGACCACGCTCGTTGCCGTGACTGTCTTCCTGGCGATGTTCGTGCCCGCGTGGTTCCTGTATATCCGCAGCCGGCCGCAGTCACCCACACGCGCAGTCATCGTCGGAGATGACTTGGGCGTGATGGAGCGTCTCCAAGACGCAGCCGACGTCGACGTACTCGGGTACGTTGCGCCGTCGAACGTTATCCCATCGGAGACACCGGGAATCAGAGCCAGCACCACCGGCATCAGACAAACGGTAAGACAGCCTGACGGTGGGCAGCCGATTACAGAACCCGACGGCAATGAGAAGCGGCTGGCCGACCTCCCGCGCCTCGGTGGTCTCTCGACACTCGGTGAAACTCTGATCCGATACGATGCCGACACGGTCCTTCTGGGCTTCGGTGAACCCGATCGTGAAGAGTTCTTCGGCGCTTTGGCGACCTGCTACGAACACGGTGTGCGCGCGATGGTCCACCGAAAACAGGCCGACAGCGTCCTTGTCTCCCGGAGCGCAGGTGGGGATCTCGTCGACACTGACCTCGAGCCGTGGGACTTCCAGGACTACGTACTCAAGCGTGTCTTCGACGTTGCGTTTGCTGCGACCGGCCTGCTCGCGCTGTCGCCGCTCATCGGCGTCATCGCCGTCGGAATCAAACTTGACTCGCCGGGACCGATCCTCTACGCCCAGCAACGCACCGCGGAGTTCGGCGACACGTTCACCGTCTACAAGTTCCGCAGCATGATCCCTGAGGCAGAGGCAGAGACGGGCGCGAAACTCAGTGAAGAAGATACAGGCGGCGTCGACCCCCGCGTCACGCGCGTTGGTAAGGTCCTCCGGAAGACCCACCTCGACGAAATTCCCCAGCTGTGGGCGGTCCTCATCGGCGATATGAGCGTCGTCGGCCCGCGCCCGGAGCGGCCGGAGCTGGACGTCGACATCGAGAGTTCCGTCGACCAGTGGCGCAGCCGCTGGTTCGTCAAGCCCGGCCTGACCGGACTGGCCCAGATCAACGACGTAACCGGTCACGAACCCCGGCAGAAGCTCCGGTACGACATCGAGTACATCCGCAAGCAGTCGTTCTGGTACGACCTGAAGATCGTCACCCGGCAGGTCTACCAGGTCGTAATCGATGCCGCGGGCATGCTCCTCGGCGTAGAGCATGTCGATCCCGAGGCCGAAGCGTCCAATGCAGACGACCGAACGGCGCAGCGCGCCGACGGCGGGGAGAGAGATGACTGA
- a CDS encoding FkbM family methyltransferase — MESIPTISHLLQQARNQLYRGWVQRAVRWLGLNEYLSDSYWWLVFFLADDAQTHSIAEETVTFRTETFPEFMRFRDLAGEETVLEDLLNKLEPMDVFYDIGANVGTYMCFVSSKLKTGNVVGFEPEPENAVRLRENLAQNELEAQVFEVALSDTDGTIELALTGENAGEGEHAIATEEHQETREVQTAKGDTFVQSHEIPVPSVVKIDVEGAELSVLEGMQQTLQNHCRLVYLEIHPDKIEDYGGTPADACTLLEDIGFEIEKLEQRGRQYFILAENNIDRQHPI; from the coding sequence ATGGAATCAATCCCGACAATTAGCCATCTACTCCAGCAGGCTCGTAATCAACTATATAGAGGCTGGGTTCAGCGGGCGGTTCGATGGCTAGGACTCAATGAGTATTTATCTGACTCATACTGGTGGCTGGTATTCTTTCTTGCAGACGATGCCCAAACACACTCCATAGCAGAGGAGACTGTGACATTTCGCACGGAGACGTTTCCCGAGTTCATGAGGTTTCGAGATCTGGCAGGTGAGGAGACGGTTCTTGAAGACCTATTAAATAAGCTGGAACCTATGGATGTGTTTTACGATATCGGTGCTAATGTTGGAACGTACATGTGCTTCGTATCGTCTAAATTGAAGACGGGCAACGTGGTCGGTTTTGAGCCTGAACCCGAAAACGCAGTACGGCTTCGGGAAAATCTCGCTCAAAATGAGCTTGAGGCCCAGGTCTTCGAAGTCGCACTCTCGGATACAGACGGCACAATTGAGTTAGCGCTGACTGGCGAGAATGCAGGTGAAGGTGAACACGCCATAGCAACAGAGGAGCACCAAGAAACGAGAGAAGTGCAAACGGCAAAAGGAGATACATTTGTCCAAAGCCACGAGATACCAGTACCGAGTGTTGTCAAGATTGACGTTGAAGGTGCTGAACTTTCGGTTCTTGAAGGAATGCAGCAGACACTGCAGAATCACTGTCGCCTCGTGTATCTAGAAATACACCCAGACAAGATTGAGGATTACGGTGGGACACCGGCGGATGCATGTACACTACTTGAAGACATCGGATTCGAGATAGAAAAGTTAGAACAACGGGGTAGACAGTATTTTATACTGGCAGAGAATAACATAGATAGGCAGCATCCTATATAG
- a CDS encoding oligosaccharide flippase family protein: protein MSSILRGFLSILGAKITSLLLSLLITPILVRILGSSRYGDYAFILSVLGITMILVNTGIFDGVRKYMAEDRGEKDWKERVFGFYSRIAVILAAIASIGYGLLSQSPLISTIFGDEFRVYLYLLAGLIIARQMYSLARGGLMGIGLESRSEPLAILKKVLFGVFGISLAYLGYGVTAVLLGHIIASSIVAFVALLILSKRLDLSKAFTHIPSTFPRRELFEYNGMSVVLILLTASLYHTDILLLRSLSGSQQTGYYKAALVVAEFLWFAPNALQTVLLHSSSELWSAGRTDRISKLVSRTVRYNFSLSLLLGLGLAALAHDFIPIYFGSEFESAIKPLLILLPGAFGFALSRPIFAVGQGKGDLGRLIAATGTAAVLNLILNLFLIPRYGMIGAAAATSTSYGSMLFLHIFVARRIGFNPVKDIRIIKSIAVGILAMPVIFGAATVIDSALLSLLIVPPMGFAIYAMFTVKLGVVPPDELIPIVNQLPDPISSRVHKIIVYLE, encoded by the coding sequence ATGTCTAGTATACTCCGGGGATTTCTATCTATTCTTGGCGCCAAAATCACCTCTCTTCTACTAAGTTTGTTAATAACTCCGATACTCGTTAGAATACTTGGTAGTAGTCGCTATGGAGACTATGCCTTCATCCTTTCAGTTCTCGGGATAACAATGATTCTTGTCAATACGGGTATCTTTGATGGGGTGCGGAAGTACATGGCAGAAGATCGGGGTGAAAAAGACTGGAAAGAACGCGTATTCGGCTTTTACTCCCGGATAGCAGTCATTTTAGCAGCCATAGCTTCAATTGGATACGGTCTACTTTCTCAGTCACCTTTGATCTCAACTATCTTCGGAGATGAGTTCAGAGTCTACCTGTACCTGCTTGCGGGATTAATTATCGCACGTCAGATGTACTCATTGGCGCGCGGAGGGTTGATGGGAATAGGACTAGAAAGCCGAAGCGAACCACTTGCAATTTTGAAAAAAGTATTATTTGGAGTATTTGGAATATCTTTAGCGTATCTCGGTTACGGCGTTACTGCCGTTCTTCTGGGACATATCATTGCGAGTTCCATAGTTGCATTTGTAGCTCTATTAATTCTATCAAAAAGATTAGATCTTAGTAAAGCATTCACCCACATTCCCTCAACATTTCCTCGAAGAGAGCTATTCGAATACAACGGGATGAGCGTCGTTTTGATTCTTCTAACTGCATCATTGTACCATACAGATATTCTCTTACTCCGGTCATTATCCGGCAGTCAACAGACCGGATACTACAAAGCGGCGCTTGTTGTTGCTGAATTTCTATGGTTCGCACCGAACGCACTTCAAACTGTGCTTCTCCACTCCTCTTCTGAACTGTGGTCTGCTGGCAGGACCGATCGGATATCAAAACTCGTATCCAGAACGGTGAGGTACAACTTTTCACTCTCACTGTTGCTCGGACTCGGACTTGCAGCACTTGCCCACGATTTTATTCCGATCTATTTCGGTTCAGAGTTTGAATCTGCAATCAAACCACTTCTAATCCTATTACCTGGGGCTTTTGGATTCGCCCTCTCTCGACCTATCTTTGCTGTTGGCCAAGGAAAAGGTGACCTTGGCCGCTTGATTGCCGCAACTGGGACAGCGGCGGTACTGAATTTGATATTGAATCTATTTTTGATCCCCCGCTATGGGATGATTGGAGCCGCAGCTGCTACCAGTACGAGTTATGGTTCGATGTTATTTTTACACATATTTGTAGCACGAAGAATAGGATTCAATCCAGTAAAAGATATTAGAATAATAAAGAGTATTGCTGTTGGCATTCTTGCTATGCCAGTCATCTTTGGAGCGGCCACAGTAATCGATTCAGCATTACTTTCGCTGTTGATCGTTCCGCCAATGGGATTTGCAATCTACGCTATGTTTACAGTTAAACTCGGCGTGGTTCCACCAGACGAGCTAATTCCTATAGTTAATCAATTACCGGATCCTATTTCATCGCGCGTGCATAAGATAATAGTGTATCTAGAATGA
- a CDS encoding glycosyltransferase family 4 protein, translating into MRLAFIHPQYPSGEGTGAAYSATQIVQGLASMGYDIDVYCQEKPQESYSQEGVKLEYLSGYSSHPHTETQLNRELIARIDDFREYDIVHSYPMSFIPSIGRIGEKLGVNTVVTLNAYGGICPKNDLLYMGENECKKRSNPKCLHCISRTGTSNSKHRYLYKTISQLFSLNIINNGQDYIDKIGKYHALTSHVKEKYTDFGFPQERVQVIPNILDERFCIDHESDFSEPYKFIYVGNLDRHKGVHQFPGIISRLQEWGEYDFELTIIGSGDYKGTLKKNLNKQNLSSYVTFEGDVLNECLPEIYANHDLFIYPGIWDEPFGRVFLEALGTGTPIVTTDVGATKEIVGGAGIIVEPDSNEIASAVHSAVSKNILPKLSKNTGDQVQVYSSDSILRQFDELYHNLL; encoded by the coding sequence ATGCGACTTGCTTTCATTCACCCACAGTATCCGTCAGGTGAAGGAACTGGGGCAGCGTATTCTGCGACACAGATTGTTCAGGGTCTCGCCAGCATGGGGTACGATATTGATGTCTATTGTCAAGAGAAACCACAGGAAAGCTATAGTCAAGAAGGTGTCAAATTAGAGTATTTATCTGGATATAGTTCCCATCCTCATACAGAAACGCAACTAAATAGGGAATTGATCGCACGAATTGATGATTTCCGTGAATATGATATTGTCCATAGCTATCCGATGTCATTTATTCCATCGATTGGCCGGATTGGTGAGAAACTAGGTGTCAATACAGTTGTAACTCTAAACGCATACGGTGGTATATGTCCAAAGAATGATTTACTCTATATGGGGGAAAACGAATGCAAGAAGAGATCTAATCCAAAATGTTTACACTGCATCTCACGCACTGGTACCTCAAATAGCAAACATAGATATCTTTATAAGACAATCAGCCAGCTATTCTCACTAAATATTATCAATAATGGGCAGGATTACATTGATAAAATCGGTAAATACCATGCCCTAACTAGTCACGTCAAAGAGAAATATACAGATTTTGGATTCCCTCAAGAAAGAGTCCAAGTAATACCTAATATACTTGATGAAAGATTTTGCATAGACCACGAAAGTGACTTCTCAGAACCATATAAATTTATTTATGTTGGGAATTTGGATAGACATAAGGGCGTTCATCAATTCCCAGGGATTATTTCACGCCTTCAGGAATGGGGAGAGTATGATTTTGAACTCACAATCATTGGTAGCGGAGATTACAAAGGAACACTTAAGAAGAATCTAAATAAACAGAACTTAAGCTCATATGTAACATTTGAGGGCGATGTGTTAAATGAATGTCTTCCTGAAATCTATGCAAACCATGATCTATTCATTTACCCAGGCATTTGGGACGAGCCTTTCGGTAGGGTTTTTCTGGAAGCACTCGGGACGGGGACGCCCATAGTTACAACAGACGTAGGTGCAACGAAAGAAATTGTAGGTGGAGCTGGCATTATAGTAGAACCAGATTCTAATGAGATCGCAAGTGCGGTGCATTCGGCTGTTTCTAAAAATATACTCCCCAAGCTTAGTAAGAATACCGGTGACCAAGTACAGGTTTACTCATCAGATAGTATACTTAGACAGTTTGATGAATTATATCATAATCTCTTGTAG
- a CDS encoding sulfatase has translation MTDTNVLLIVLDAVRADHLSCYGYEHETTPAIDRLAANGVRFEHAFSTSNWTGAAHGSLFTGYLPSKSGIYGDSQKLPEDIPTLAELLSEAGYRTFATSAGAHIRSDRGYDRGFDKFHETFRIRPNHHYLRQFIKNSALRKQTWQTLVHGHDNYTTFKFENLKEWIKSSEDPFFAFINCKTAHHRYNPPRPYKSMFGPDVNRPRWEFAELLQRRLGKEPQSVDGFDMDRLTAMSRQYPVIADEFNPSDNEWEIIKTWYDGAIRYMDDQLADLLSFLRSAGKMDDTLVIVTADHGDLFGEHDLEKHQYSLLDKLLHIPLVMSPPSDRRETISNMVSFVDLFPTILDITNAEVPDRPNATTLTPLTDRVFHDYLFAEVGRKSPEPVQRAYPSFTESEYNGPVQSIRDKRYKLVRSPNSIRRLCDWRQDPKETSDLSDELSTVRERLEQELEESVKSMDDSILNDDIDDDRLKQHLKDLGYR, from the coding sequence ATGACCGATACGAATGTATTGCTTATAGTACTGGATGCTGTCCGCGCGGACCACCTATCTTGTTACGGCTATGAACATGAGACAACCCCGGCGATAGACCGCCTCGCGGCTAATGGCGTACGATTTGAGCATGCATTTTCAACGTCCAACTGGACTGGAGCTGCACATGGTTCATTATTCACTGGTTATCTACCATCCAAATCTGGAATCTATGGAGATTCTCAAAAATTACCAGAGGATATACCAACGCTCGCTGAATTACTTTCCGAGGCAGGATATCGTACCTTCGCAACGAGTGCAGGCGCCCACATTCGGAGCGACCGCGGCTATGACAGAGGATTCGATAAATTCCATGAAACATTCCGAATTCGCCCAAATCACCACTATCTCCGGCAGTTCATCAAGAATTCAGCGCTTCGTAAACAGACCTGGCAGACTCTCGTTCATGGACATGACAACTACACAACATTTAAGTTTGAAAATCTGAAAGAATGGATAAAGAGTAGTGAAGATCCATTTTTTGCTTTCATCAACTGCAAAACAGCACACCATCGGTATAATCCGCCCCGGCCATACAAATCAATGTTCGGCCCTGATGTTAATCGTCCCCGCTGGGAGTTTGCAGAGTTACTTCAAAGGCGGTTAGGGAAGGAACCGCAGTCGGTTGACGGATTCGACATGGATCGGCTTACAGCAATGTCACGCCAGTATCCAGTTATAGCTGATGAATTCAATCCAAGTGACAATGAATGGGAAATCATCAAGACTTGGTATGACGGTGCGATTCGGTACATGGACGATCAACTTGCCGACCTATTGTCGTTCTTACGTTCGGCAGGTAAAATGGACGATACACTCGTCATTGTCACGGCGGACCATGGCGACTTATTCGGTGAACACGATTTAGAAAAACACCAGTATTCCTTACTTGATAAACTCCTCCACATTCCCCTAGTCATGAGCCCCCCTAGTGATAGAAGGGAAACTATCTCAAATATGGTTTCATTCGTCGATCTCTTTCCGACAATTCTTGACATAACAAATGCGGAAGTACCCGACCGTCCCAATGCAACGACACTCACGCCGCTTACTGATCGGGTCTTTCATGACTATCTCTTCGCTGAAGTTGGTCGGAAGTCGCCAGAGCCGGTTCAGCGAGCTTATCCAAGCTTTACTGAGTCTGAGTATAACGGGCCAGTTCAATCTATTCGGGATAAACGGTATAAACTCGTTCGTAGCCCTAATAGTATTAGACGTCTCTGTGACTGGAGGCAGGATCCAAAAGAGACGTCTGATCTTTCTGACGAACTATCAACAGTCCGCGAGCGGCTCGAGCAAGAACTTGAAGAGTCGGTTAAATCTATGGATGATTCTATCCTTAATGATGACATAGATGATGATAGGCTCAAACAACATCTGAAAGATCTTGGGTACCGTTAA